A single genomic interval of Chitinophaga sp. 180180018-3 harbors:
- the ccsA gene encoding cytochrome c biogenesis protein CcsA, whose product MARHWWKALAVVLLTYVIIAGFTIKIPIIGTNGQSSRGLFFHVPMWICMYTLFTISVVNSLLYLSKYDLKKDIIASSAAGVGTFFGVLGFATGSLWATYTWGGTLTDDPKQICTAIAILIYMAYLVLRMSIHDLDKRARISAVFNIFAFALLIPLTYIIPRMVDSLHPGSATTPGFASKDTDGTMKTVLYPAFIGWTLLSIWIFSLVVRYRKLQLKNIFK is encoded by the coding sequence ATGGCCAGACATTGGTGGAAAGCATTAGCGGTAGTGCTGCTTACATATGTAATTATCGCCGGGTTCACTATTAAAATACCTATAATAGGAACCAACGGACAATCATCACGCGGATTGTTCTTTCATGTACCGATGTGGATATGCATGTATACGTTGTTTACCATATCAGTAGTTAACTCTCTCCTTTACTTATCCAAATACGATTTAAAGAAAGATATCATTGCCTCCAGCGCTGCAGGGGTAGGAACTTTTTTTGGTGTATTGGGATTTGCTACAGGCTCTCTTTGGGCAACTTATACCTGGGGCGGAACGCTGACGGATGATCCAAAGCAGATCTGTACTGCCATTGCCATCCTGATTTATATGGCTTACCTCGTGTTGCGCATGTCTATTCATGACCTCGACAAACGGGCAAGGATATCCGCAGTTTTCAACATCTTCGCTTTTGCATTACTTATACCGCTGACCTATATCATCCCGCGCATGGTTGATTCTCTCCATCCGGGAAGCGCCACCACTCCCGGGTTTGCATCGAAAGATACGGATGGCACCATGAAAACGGTGTTATACCCTGCCTTCATAGGCTGGACCCTGCTGAGTATCTGGATATTTTCACTGGTGGTACGTTACAGAAAATTACAGCTTAAAAATATTTTTAAATGA
- a CDS encoding Glu/Leu/Phe/Val dehydrogenase — translation MSQDQHYSFFQSVEKSFDKAAAFTKWDKGILEQIKACNAVYQIKFPVRIGDSVQVIEAYRVQHSHHKLPCKGGIRFSDEVNQDEVMALASLMTYKCAIVNVPFGGAKGGIRINPRNYTPFQLEAITRRYTAELVKKNFIGPGTDVPAPDYGTGEREMSWILDTYMSLRPGEIDGYGCVTGKPVSQGGVRGRTEATGLGVFYGLRELCNIKEDMDRLGLTTGIEGKRVIVQGMGNVGYHAAKYFHEAGAKVTCLIEWDGAIYNENGLNPDEVLMHKKATGSIVNFPGASNLNKNTDGLELDCEILIPAALENVIHKHNAPNIKAKIIGEAANGPLTPEADEILNKKGVIVVPDMFLNAGGVTVSYFEWLKNLSHVRYGRLGKRFDENMNIHILQTIEELTGKKVSDQERKFIAHGADEVDLVYSGLEETMHAALHEVRDVMMANPLIHDMRTAAYVVAIDKVGAAYEQLGIFP, via the coding sequence ATGTCGCAAGATCAGCATTATAGCTTTTTCCAAAGTGTGGAAAAGAGCTTCGACAAAGCAGCTGCATTCACTAAATGGGACAAGGGTATCCTGGAGCAGATCAAAGCCTGCAATGCAGTTTACCAGATCAAGTTCCCGGTAAGAATAGGCGATTCAGTACAGGTAATTGAGGCTTACCGTGTACAGCATTCCCATCATAAACTTCCCTGTAAGGGAGGTATTCGCTTCAGCGATGAGGTGAATCAGGACGAAGTGATGGCACTGGCGTCGCTGATGACCTACAAATGTGCTATTGTGAATGTTCCCTTTGGCGGAGCAAAAGGTGGTATTAGAATCAATCCCCGCAATTATACTCCATTCCAGCTGGAAGCCATTACCCGCCGTTATACCGCTGAACTGGTAAAGAAAAACTTTATTGGCCCTGGTACTGATGTTCCTGCCCCTGATTACGGAACCGGTGAACGGGAAATGAGCTGGATCCTGGATACATACATGAGTCTGCGTCCGGGAGAAATAGATGGTTACGGTTGTGTAACCGGCAAACCTGTTTCGCAGGGTGGTGTACGCGGCCGCACGGAAGCTACGGGGTTAGGTGTATTCTATGGCCTGCGTGAACTGTGCAATATCAAGGAAGATATGGACCGCCTGGGCCTGACCACAGGTATCGAAGGTAAACGTGTGATTGTGCAGGGTATGGGTAATGTGGGCTATCATGCTGCGAAATATTTCCATGAAGCAGGTGCCAAAGTGACCTGCCTGATCGAATGGGACGGCGCTATCTACAATGAAAATGGCCTGAACCCCGACGAGGTGCTGATGCACAAAAAAGCTACCGGTTCTATTGTGAACTTCCCGGGTGCCAGCAACCTGAACAAGAATACAGACGGGCTGGAGCTGGATTGCGAAATTCTGATACCTGCTGCCCTGGAAAATGTGATCCATAAACATAATGCACCCAATATCAAGGCTAAAATCATTGGTGAAGCCGCCAATGGTCCGCTGACACCTGAAGCAGATGAGATCCTGAATAAAAAAGGCGTGATCGTAGTGCCTGATATGTTCCTCAATGCAGGTGGTGTTACCGTTTCCTACTTCGAATGGCTGAAGAATCTCAGCCACGTGCGTTACGGTCGTCTGGGTAAACGTTTCGATGAGAATATGAACATTCATATCCTGCAAACCATCGAAGAGCTGACTGGTAAGAAAGTATCCGATCAGGAAAGGAAATTCATTGCTCACGGAGCCGATGAAGTAGATCTGGTGTACTCTGGTCTGGAAGAAACCATGCACGCTGCCCTCCACGAAGTACGCGACGTTATGATGGCCAACCCACTGATTCATGATATGCGTACTGCAGCATATGTAGTGGCTATCGATAAAGTGGGCGCTGCGTACGAACAGTTGGGTATCTTCCCATGA
- a CDS encoding CcmD family protein yields MINKAFSFCLSLALLLISVLANAQQQQNTEKGPVNEFFRSNDKIYVIVGVLVIIFTGIVLFLIRLDRKISKLEEREKHQ; encoded by the coding sequence ATGATCAACAAAGCGTTTTCATTCTGCCTCAGCCTGGCCCTGCTATTGATATCAGTGCTGGCCAATGCACAACAGCAGCAGAATACGGAGAAGGGACCGGTTAATGAATTCTTCCGCAGTAATGATAAAATCTATGTAATAGTTGGCGTTTTAGTGATCATATTTACCGGAATTGTGTTGTTTCTTATCCGCCTCGACAGGAAGATCAGCAAGCTGGAGGAGCGCGAGAAGCACCAATGA
- the accC gene encoding acetyl-CoA carboxylase biotin carboxylase subunit — protein MNKILVANRGEIALRIMRSAREMGIKTVAVYSEADRAMPFVQYADEAVCIGAPPSSQSYLRGDHIIAVAQELGVDGIHPGYGFLSENAGFAKQVTAAGITFIGPSASSIEIMGSKLAAKQAAQKFGVPMVPGTETPLRSVEEAREVVKRTGFPILIKASAGGGGKGMRVVNNAEELDEQIRMAKSEALNAFGDDAVFIEKYVGSPRHIEIQILGDQHGNCVYLFERECSIQRRHQKLIEEAPSSCLTPAIRAAMGQCAVDVARACNYYGAGTVEFLVDENLNFYFLEMNTRLQVEHPVTELITGLDLVKEQIRIARGEKLSFTQEDLKINGHAIELRICAEDPSNNFLPDTGKLETYIRPQGYGIRVDDGYEQGMDIPIYYDPMIAKLIAWGSDREEARFRLLRAIEEYQVRGIKTTLPFGHWALQQPAFIEGKFDTNFIGRYFTPQSLLTASDELDKVAAILAAYVWQQHDITLQERALNNNPASTAWKKRSTLR, from the coding sequence ATGAATAAAATTCTGGTTGCCAATAGAGGAGAGATTGCGTTGCGTATCATGCGTTCTGCGCGTGAAATGGGGATCAAAACCGTTGCGGTTTATTCTGAAGCGGATCGTGCCATGCCTTTTGTTCAATATGCTGATGAGGCGGTATGTATAGGGGCGCCCCCCTCCAGCCAGTCGTACCTACGGGGAGATCATATCATTGCTGTGGCACAGGAGCTGGGCGTTGACGGGATTCACCCCGGATACGGTTTTTTAAGTGAGAATGCAGGATTTGCCAAACAGGTAACAGCTGCCGGAATCACATTCATCGGACCGTCCGCGTCATCCATAGAAATCATGGGCAGCAAGCTGGCCGCCAAACAGGCGGCCCAGAAATTTGGTGTGCCCATGGTGCCGGGAACAGAAACTCCGCTGCGCAGTGTGGAAGAAGCCAGGGAAGTAGTGAAGCGCACCGGTTTCCCTATCCTGATCAAAGCATCTGCAGGTGGCGGTGGTAAAGGGATGCGGGTAGTGAACAATGCAGAAGAACTCGACGAGCAGATCAGAATGGCCAAAAGCGAAGCACTCAACGCGTTCGGAGATGATGCGGTGTTTATTGAAAAATATGTGGGCTCACCAAGGCACATTGAGATACAGATACTGGGCGACCAGCACGGGAACTGTGTATACCTCTTTGAGCGGGAATGCTCTATACAACGCAGGCACCAGAAACTGATAGAGGAAGCCCCCTCCTCCTGCCTGACTCCGGCCATCAGGGCCGCTATGGGTCAATGTGCTGTGGATGTGGCCAGAGCCTGCAATTATTACGGCGCAGGTACGGTTGAATTCCTGGTAGACGAAAACCTGAATTTCTATTTCCTGGAAATGAATACCCGGTTACAGGTAGAGCACCCGGTAACCGAACTGATCACCGGGCTGGACCTCGTAAAAGAGCAGATCCGTATTGCCCGTGGAGAAAAGCTGTCGTTTACCCAGGAAGATCTGAAAATAAATGGCCATGCCATTGAATTGCGTATCTGTGCAGAAGATCCATCCAATAACTTTCTCCCCGATACCGGCAAGCTGGAAACCTACATCCGTCCACAGGGCTACGGTATCCGGGTCGATGACGGCTATGAACAGGGAATGGATATCCCGATTTACTATGACCCCATGATTGCAAAGCTGATCGCCTGGGGGAGTGACCGGGAAGAGGCCAGGTTCCGCCTGCTCAGGGCAATTGAGGAATACCAGGTAAGAGGCATTAAAACTACCCTGCCTTTCGGGCACTGGGCCTTGCAGCAGCCTGCCTTTATTGAAGGAAAATTCGACACCAACTTTATCGGCAGATATTTTACACCACAATCACTGCTGACAGCATCAGATGAGTTGGATAAAGTAGCCGCTATCCTGGCTGCGTACGTGTGGCAGCAACATGATATAACTTTACAGGAAAGGGCCCTCAACAATAACCCAGCCAGCACAGCCTGGAAAAAGCGGAGTACGTTAAGATAA
- a CDS encoding AMP nucleosidase encodes MKTKEEIVANWLPRYTGEKLENFGSHILLTNFSNYVTMFAEWNGVDIVGAGRPMQCATAGDITIINFGMGSPGAATVMDLLSAVSPKAVLFLGKCGGLKKKNNIGDLILPIAAIRGEGTSNDYFPPEVPALPAFALQKAISTTIRDSGFDYWTGTCYTTNRRVWEHDADFKQYLEKVRAMAVDMETATIFSVGFYNKIPTGALLLVSDQPMVPEGVKTEESDKKVTNKFVERHLKVGIDSLQKLIESHQTVKHLRF; translated from the coding sequence ATGAAGACAAAAGAAGAAATTGTAGCTAATTGGCTGCCCCGCTACACTGGTGAGAAACTCGAAAATTTTGGTTCCCACATTCTCCTCACCAATTTCAGTAACTATGTGACTATGTTTGCCGAATGGAACGGCGTTGATATTGTTGGTGCCGGAAGACCAATGCAGTGCGCTACGGCCGGAGACATCACCATCATTAATTTTGGTATGGGAAGCCCGGGAGCCGCAACAGTAATGGATCTTTTATCGGCGGTTTCTCCAAAAGCGGTACTGTTTCTCGGGAAATGCGGTGGACTTAAAAAGAAGAACAACATTGGTGACCTGATACTGCCTATTGCCGCGATACGGGGAGAAGGTACCAGTAACGACTATTTCCCCCCCGAGGTACCTGCGTTGCCCGCGTTTGCCCTGCAAAAAGCGATTTCCACCACCATCCGCGATTCCGGGTTTGATTACTGGACAGGTACCTGTTATACCACCAACCGCCGGGTTTGGGAACATGATGCCGACTTTAAACAATATCTGGAGAAAGTAAGGGCGATGGCCGTGGATATGGAAACAGCCACCATTTTTTCCGTAGGTTTTTATAACAAGATACCCACCGGAGCGTTACTGCTGGTGTCTGATCAGCCAATGGTGCCGGAAGGGGTAAAAACGGAAGAAAGCGACAAAAAGGTGACCAATAAGTTTGTTGAACGCCACCTCA
- a CDS encoding heme exporter protein CcmB, whose amino-acid sequence MKRTLHQVYTLVKKDLTLELRQQYAFYGVLLYIISTVFVINLMMGKPEDKTWNALFWVIQLFVAVNAVAKSFMQESRGRLLYFYSLVSPRCFIAAKLIYNVILMTLMSLIAMVCAIAFLGNPVLHPAYFIGMVLLGGTSLSLLFTMLAAIAAQANHNAALMAVMGFPLIMPALMLLANISLSAFVTVYQPELPKMFLLLGGMDILVVSLTMVLFPFLWKD is encoded by the coding sequence ATGAAACGAACACTCCACCAGGTTTATACCCTTGTGAAAAAGGATCTTACGCTTGAATTGCGTCAGCAATACGCATTTTATGGGGTATTGCTTTATATCATATCTACGGTTTTTGTTATTAACCTGATGATGGGGAAGCCGGAAGATAAGACATGGAACGCGCTATTCTGGGTAATTCAGCTGTTTGTGGCCGTTAATGCGGTGGCAAAGAGCTTTATGCAGGAGAGCCGGGGGCGGCTGCTGTATTTCTATTCGCTGGTCAGTCCGCGTTGTTTCATTGCTGCCAAACTGATCTACAATGTTATCCTGATGACCCTCATGAGCCTTATCGCTATGGTATGTGCCATCGCGTTTCTAGGGAATCCGGTTTTGCATCCTGCTTATTTTATCGGGATGGTGCTATTGGGCGGTACCAGCCTGTCGCTGCTCTTTACCATGCTGGCCGCTATTGCAGCCCAGGCTAATCATAATGCCGCACTGATGGCAGTAATGGGATTCCCGTTGATCATGCCGGCCCTGATGCTGCTGGCGAACATTTCCCTGTCGGCTTTCGTAACGGTATACCAGCCCGAATTGCCCAAAATGTTCCTGCTCCTCGGCGGGATGGATATTCTCGTAGTATCCCTGACTATGGTACTTTTCCCCTTCCTGTGGAAAGACTAA
- a CDS encoding GtrA family protein, translating to MIRNTILRILSFFYQPFSKLMPWQTFRYLACGGGNTALDILLYFVCYNFVLHKEMVHLGFFNMSPHIAALFMSMAVTFPTGFLLSKYVVFSDSNLRGRVQLFRYFVLVGVCIVLNYLLMKLFVEQLHFYPTIGKICTTALVVIFSYLTQKKFTFKVKNSL from the coding sequence ATGATACGTAACACCATATTGCGAATACTGAGTTTCTTCTATCAGCCTTTTTCAAAGTTGATGCCCTGGCAGACGTTCCGTTATCTTGCCTGTGGCGGCGGCAATACGGCGCTGGATATTTTACTGTATTTCGTGTGTTACAACTTTGTCCTGCATAAGGAAATGGTACACCTCGGTTTTTTTAACATGAGCCCGCATATTGCCGCCCTGTTTATGTCGATGGCTGTAACCTTTCCCACCGGCTTTCTGCTGAGTAAATATGTGGTTTTCTCAGATTCCAACCTCCGCGGCCGGGTACAATTGTTCCGCTATTTTGTGCTTGTTGGTGTATGCATAGTTCTTAACTACCTGTTAATGAAGTTGTTTGTAGAGCAACTCCATTTCTACCCAACTATAGGTAAAATCTGTACAACCGCTCTGGTAGTTATCTTCAGCTATCTGACCCAGAAAAAATTCACCTTTAAAGTAAAAAATAGCCTTTAG
- a CDS encoding type I restriction enzyme HsdR N-terminal domain-containing protein, with protein MITISFPPPDFRITRDGDKELIFDRYRKKYVVLTPEEWVRQNFLNYLVKIREYPASLIGIEKEIYLGEMKKRYDIVIYNRTMHPWMLIECKEMNVPLTEQTMQQVIRYNMVIPATYLVITNGTNTFCGRYIAEEKKWLFLREIPLFGMKN; from the coding sequence TTGATTACTATCAGCTTCCCCCCACCCGATTTTAGAATTACCCGTGATGGTGATAAAGAACTCATCTTCGACCGGTACCGGAAGAAGTATGTGGTCCTGACACCGGAAGAATGGGTCAGACAAAATTTCCTGAACTACCTGGTGAAGATCAGGGAGTACCCTGCATCTCTGATAGGGATTGAAAAGGAGATTTACCTGGGGGAGATGAAAAAAAGATATGACATCGTCATTTACAACCGCACCATGCATCCCTGGATGCTGATAGAATGCAAAGAAATGAACGTTCCACTCACCGAGCAAACCATGCAACAGGTGATCCGCTACAATATGGTTATTCCGGCTACTTATCTGGTCATCACAAACGGCACCAACACCTTTTGTGGCAGGTATATAGCTGAAGAAAAGAAATGGTTGTTTCTACGGGAAATACCCCTCTTTGGAATGAAGAATTAG
- a CDS encoding glycosyltransferase N-terminal domain-containing protein: MIAAGIYNTALRLYKAGVHLAALAGKTKAKKWLAGRQHWQEKMRTMGVGTAPVVWIHAASLGEFEQGRPVLEAIREQWPEYKILLTFFSPSGYEVRKDYPGADYICYLPLDTRGNARKFLEIAQPALAIFIKYEFWYHYLTELYKRKVPTLLISGIFRADQAFFKPYGGMFRQLLKQLTHIFVQNNESLQLLQGIGLQHCSVGGDTRFDRVSALLTEKRVLPEIEKFAAGRRLIVAGSTWPSDEKVLSGWWKEKGSEDVKLVIAPHEISEGHIAAIMAQFPGAQRFSEWKQRLAPAADVLIIDNIGLLTALYRYAFIAYVGGGLDKGGIHNILEPAVYSKPVVIGPEFRKYFEAVELVEKGGALVITDQASLHQCLELLLTDGQQYTATALVAGNYVAANTGATGKVIAYVQEKRFLSNK; encoded by the coding sequence ATGATAGCAGCAGGAATTTATAATACAGCCCTCCGGTTATATAAGGCAGGCGTGCATCTGGCAGCGCTGGCCGGCAAAACCAAGGCGAAAAAATGGCTGGCCGGCCGACAGCATTGGCAGGAGAAAATGAGGACCATGGGTGTGGGTACGGCTCCGGTTGTATGGATACATGCTGCATCCCTGGGTGAATTTGAACAGGGGAGGCCTGTGCTGGAAGCCATCAGGGAACAATGGCCGGAGTATAAGATATTGCTGACTTTTTTCTCGCCCTCGGGGTATGAGGTAAGGAAAGACTACCCGGGTGCCGACTATATCTGTTACCTGCCTCTTGATACCCGCGGTAATGCCCGCAAGTTCCTGGAAATAGCACAGCCGGCGTTAGCTATCTTCATAAAATATGAATTCTGGTATCATTACCTCACGGAGTTGTATAAACGAAAAGTACCTACCCTGTTGATATCCGGTATCTTCCGGGCCGATCAGGCATTTTTCAAGCCCTATGGAGGCATGTTCAGGCAACTATTAAAACAGCTGACCCATATATTCGTGCAGAACAATGAATCGCTGCAGCTATTGCAGGGCATAGGTTTGCAGCACTGCTCGGTAGGAGGCGATACCCGCTTCGACAGGGTATCGGCATTACTCACAGAAAAAAGGGTGTTACCGGAAATCGAAAAATTCGCGGCAGGGCGGCGGCTCATTGTAGCAGGAAGTACCTGGCCTTCCGACGAAAAAGTATTGAGCGGATGGTGGAAGGAGAAAGGTTCGGAAGATGTAAAGCTGGTAATAGCCCCTCATGAAATCAGCGAAGGACATATTGCCGCTATTATGGCCCAGTTTCCCGGTGCACAACGTTTTTCGGAATGGAAGCAACGCCTGGCCCCGGCTGCTGATGTACTGATTATTGATAACATCGGACTGCTGACAGCATTGTACCGTTATGCTTTTATAGCCTATGTTGGCGGCGGCCTCGATAAAGGGGGCATCCACAATATTCTGGAACCGGCAGTTTATAGCAAACCGGTGGTAATAGGACCTGAGTTCCGGAAGTATTTTGAAGCAGTAGAATTGGTAGAAAAAGGAGGCGCGCTGGTAATAACCGACCAGGCCAGTTTACACCAGTGCCTGGAACTGCTGCTGACAGACGGGCAGCAGTACACAGCAACAGCGCTTGTTGCCGGTAATTATGTGGCTGCCAATACCGGGGCCACCGGTAAAGTGATCGCTTATGTTCAGGAAAAACGTTTCCTGAGTAATAAATAG
- a CDS encoding DegT/DnrJ/EryC1/StrS family aminotransferase, translating to MVPIQMVDLKRQYKKIKAAVDTAIGDVLESAAFINGPAVQQFTAELQSYLGARHVIPCANGTDALQIAMMAAGLKPGDEVITPSFTFIATAEVIALLNLKPVFVDIDPQTYCLDVKAVEKAITPKTKAIVPVHLYGHVADMEPLMEVANKHQLLVIEDNAQAIGADYTFKDGTRKKAGTIGHIGCTSFFPSKNLGCYGDGGAIFTNDDQLADKIRMVANHGQSARYYHDVVGVNSRLDSTQAAVLRIKLPLLDEYIAARQAVADAYDAAFAGIPQITTPFRAAHSTHVFHQYTLQLNGADRNELQKYLATRDVPSMIYYPVPAHRQKMFEQFGSAAFDLPVTDSLTTKVISLPIHTEMDPDQLEHIIQSVKSFLNNPQT from the coding sequence ATGGTTCCTATTCAGATGGTAGATTTGAAACGCCAGTATAAGAAGATCAAAGCAGCTGTGGACACTGCAATCGGAGACGTACTGGAAAGCGCCGCTTTTATCAATGGGCCTGCGGTACAGCAGTTTACGGCGGAGTTACAATCATATCTGGGAGCCAGGCATGTCATTCCCTGCGCCAACGGTACTGATGCCCTTCAGATTGCCATGATGGCAGCAGGTCTGAAACCAGGTGATGAAGTGATCACCCCTTCTTTCACTTTTATTGCTACTGCTGAAGTGATCGCTTTACTCAACCTGAAGCCTGTTTTTGTGGATATTGATCCTCAAACCTACTGCCTCGATGTGAAAGCAGTGGAAAAAGCGATTACCCCTAAAACCAAAGCAATTGTTCCTGTACATCTGTACGGACATGTAGCTGACATGGAACCGCTGATGGAAGTTGCCAACAAACATCAACTCCTGGTAATCGAAGACAATGCGCAGGCTATCGGTGCTGATTATACGTTCAAAGATGGTACCCGCAAAAAAGCCGGCACTATCGGGCATATTGGCTGTACTTCCTTTTTCCCGTCGAAGAATCTCGGATGCTACGGCGATGGTGGCGCCATATTTACCAACGACGATCAGCTGGCAGATAAGATTCGCATGGTAGCCAACCATGGCCAGTCTGCCCGCTATTACCACGATGTGGTAGGTGTCAACTCCCGCCTCGATTCTACACAGGCAGCAGTACTGCGTATCAAATTACCGCTGCTGGATGAATATATTGCTGCACGCCAGGCGGTGGCAGATGCCTATGATGCTGCATTTGCCGGCATACCGCAGATCACCACACCATTCCGTGCTGCGCATAGCACCCATGTATTTCATCAATATACGCTGCAACTGAATGGGGCCGACAGAAATGAACTGCAGAAATACCTGGCGACCAGGGATGTACCATCAATGATTTATTACCCTGTTCCTGCACACCGCCAGAAGATGTTCGAGCAATTCGGCAGTGCAGCATTTGATCTTCCTGTAACAGATAGTCTCACCACCAAGGTGATTTCCTTACCGATACACACTGAAATGGATCCCGATCAGCTGGAGCATATTATCCAGTCAGTTAAATCATTCTTAAACAATCCCCAAACATGA
- a CDS encoding thymidine kinase — translation MFIEPSLAGGRRGWIEVICGSMFSGKTEELIRRLKRVQIANLKVEIFKPAVDTRYDENNITSHDENRVLSTPIDNSQQILLLAQEADVVGIDEAQFFDGGLPEVCDQLALKGMRVIVAGLDMDYTGKPFGQMPFLLAKADYITKLHAICVKCGNIANYSYRKSASKETLLLGEKDLYEPRCRKCYFEH, via the coding sequence ATGTTTATTGAACCTTCTCTTGCAGGGGGACGAAGAGGCTGGATTGAAGTGATATGCGGCTCAATGTTTTCCGGGAAAACCGAAGAGCTGATCCGCAGACTTAAGCGGGTACAAATTGCCAACCTGAAAGTGGAGATCTTTAAACCGGCTGTAGACACGAGGTATGATGAAAACAACATCACCTCGCATGACGAAAACAGGGTGTTGTCGACGCCAATTGACAACTCTCAGCAGATATTATTATTAGCCCAGGAAGCGGACGTAGTGGGCATTGATGAAGCACAGTTTTTTGACGGAGGTTTGCCGGAAGTTTGCGATCAGCTTGCCTTAAAGGGGATGAGGGTAATTGTGGCCGGATTGGATATGGATTATACCGGTAAACCTTTTGGTCAGATGCCTTTTCTGCTGGCCAAAGCAGATTATATCACAAAGTTGCACGCTATCTGCGTGAAATGCGGAAATATTGCCAATTATTCTTACCGTAAATCTGCTTCCAAAGAGACCCTGTTACTGGGGGAGAAAGACCTTTACGAGCCTCGTTGCCGGAAATGTTATTTTGAGCACTAG
- a CDS encoding UDP-glucose/GDP-mannose dehydrogenase family protein, whose protein sequence is MKIAVVGTGYVGLVTGTCFAETGNDVTCIDIDANKVKKLSAGQVTIYEPGLEKLFERNLKEGRLFFTTSLQDGIKDAEVIFLALPTPPGADGSADLSFVLNVATELGRIMTSYKVIVDKSTVPVGTAEKVIAAIAQNCKTPFDVVSNPEFLREGVAVDDFMKPDRVVIGTNSERARKVMGELYAPFVRQGNPILFMDEKSAELTKYAANSFLATKISFMNEIAILCEKLGADVDMVRRGIGSDDRIGKRFLFPGIGYGGSCFPKDVQALVKSSENVKYDFRILNAVMDVNEDQRLFLLPKIKAYFSNSLKGKHFALWGLAFKPNTDDIREAPALYIIEALLNEGATVSVFDPEAMNNVKQVIGDKVIYADHQYNCLENADALIIATEWSVFRTPDFNRISGSLNNKAIFDGRNLFEVSRMKELGYHYESVGRIPSTL, encoded by the coding sequence ATGAAGATCGCAGTTGTAGGTACCGGTTACGTAGGTCTCGTAACCGGCACCTGTTTCGCCGAAACAGGAAATGATGTCACCTGTATCGACATCGATGCCAACAAAGTAAAAAAACTATCCGCCGGGCAGGTTACGATTTATGAACCCGGGCTGGAGAAACTATTTGAACGAAACTTAAAAGAGGGGCGTCTTTTTTTTACTACCAGTCTCCAGGATGGTATTAAAGACGCAGAAGTGATTTTCCTCGCGCTGCCTACACCACCGGGAGCAGATGGATCGGCAGATCTTTCATTCGTATTGAATGTAGCTACGGAGCTGGGCCGGATAATGACCAGCTACAAAGTAATTGTGGACAAGAGTACTGTGCCGGTAGGCACAGCAGAAAAAGTAATTGCAGCCATTGCGCAAAACTGTAAAACTCCATTCGATGTGGTTTCCAATCCGGAATTCCTGCGTGAAGGAGTGGCAGTAGACGATTTTATGAAGCCCGACAGGGTGGTGATTGGCACCAATTCCGAAAGGGCCCGCAAAGTAATGGGTGAACTTTATGCGCCTTTTGTAAGACAAGGGAACCCTATCCTCTTCATGGATGAAAAATCAGCTGAGCTGACCAAGTATGCTGCCAATTCATTCCTGGCAACGAAGATCTCTTTCATGAATGAAATTGCCATACTCTGCGAAAAACTGGGCGCAGATGTGGATATGGTACGCAGAGGCATAGGCAGCGACGATCGCATAGGCAAGCGTTTCCTTTTCCCTGGCATTGGATACGGCGGCAGCTGTTTTCCCAAAGATGTGCAGGCGCTCGTAAAATCATCTGAAAATGTGAAATACGACTTCAGGATTCTGAATGCAGTGATGGATGTCAATGAAGATCAGCGCTTATTCCTTCTTCCTAAAATAAAAGCTTACTTCAGCAATAGCCTGAAAGGCAAGCACTTTGCGCTCTGGGGGCTCGCATTCAAGCCCAATACAGACGATATCAGGGAAGCTCCGGCATTATATATTATCGAGGCTTTGCTGAACGAAGGGGCTACTGTAAGTGTTTTCGATCCGGAGGCGATGAACAATGTAAAACAGGTGATAGGCGATAAAGTGATTTACGCTGACCATCAATATAACTGCCTCGAAAATGCAGATGCCCTGATTATAGCCACAGAGTGGAGTGTATTCAGAACTCCTGATTTTAACAGGATTTCCGGCAGCCTTAATAACAAAGCCATCTTCGATGGCCGAAACCTCTTTGAAGTATCCCGGATGAAGGAACTGGGCTACCATTACGAAAGTGTGGGACGTATCCCTTCTACCCTGTAA